The proteins below are encoded in one region of Equus caballus isolate H_3958 breed thoroughbred chromosome 16, TB-T2T, whole genome shotgun sequence:
- the SLC38A3 gene encoding sodium-coupled neutral amino acid transporter 3 isoform X7, which translates to MEAPVQTEMVELVPNGKHSEGLLPVVTPTAGNQRVESPRRSCVEGEGFLQKSPSKEPHFTDFEGKTSFGMSVFNLSNAIMGSGILGLAYAMANTGIILFLFLLTAIALLSSYSIHLLLKSSGIVGIRAYEQLGYRAFGMPGKLAAALAITLQNIGAMSSYLYIIKSELPLVIRAFLNLQDHTSDWYVNGNYLVILVSVIVILPLALMRQLGYLGYSSGFSLSCMVFFLIAVIYKKFHVPCPLPPNSNTTGNVSLTEVIKEEVPLEVETEAAAFCTPSYFTLNIQTAYTIPIMAFAFVCHPEVLPIYTELKDPSKRKMQHISNLSIAVMYVMYFLAALFGYLTFYDGVESELLHTYNKVDPFDVLILCVRVAVLTAVTLTVPIVLFPVRRAIQQMLFQSQEFSWLRHTLIATSLLICINLLVIFAPTILGIFGIIGATSAPCLIFIFPAIFYFRIVPTEKEPARSTPKILVRRAWRPFVSLCLASC; encoded by the exons ATGGAGGCACCTGTGCAGACAGAGATGGTGGAGCTGGTGCCCAACGGCAAACACTCGGAGGGGCTACTCCCAGTTGTCACCCCTACGGCAGGCAACCAGAG GGTTGAAAGCCCCAGACGGAGCTGTGTTGAGGGTGAGGGCTTCCTACAGAAAAGCCCCAGCAAGGAGCCGCACTTCACTGAC TTCGAGGGGAAGACATCATTCGGGATGTCAGTGTTCAACCTCAGCAATGCCATCATGGGCAGTGGCATCCTCGGGCTCGCCTACGCCATGGCCAATACGGGCATCATCCTTTTCCT GTTCCTGTTGACAGCCATTGCCCTGCTCTCCAGCTACTCCATCCACCTGCTACTCAAGTCCTCAGGGATTGTGG GCATCCGTGCCTATGAGCAGCTGGGCTACCGTGCCTTTGGGATGCCAGGAAAGCTGGCAGCGGCCCTGGCCATCACACTGCAGAACAttggag ccatGTCCAGCTACCTGTACATCATCAAGTCGGAGCTGCCCCTCGTCATACGGGCCTTCCTGAACCTTCAGGATCACACCTC GGACTGGTACGTGAATGGGAACTACCTGGTGATCCTGGTCTCTGTCATTGTCATTCTGCCCCTGGCACTGATGCGGCAGCTTG GCTACCTGGGTTACTCCAGCGGTTTCTCTCTCAGCTGTATGGTGTTCTTCCTAATTGCA GTCATCTACAAAAAGTTTCATGTGCCCTGTCCGCTGCCCCCCAACTCCAACACCACAGGCAACGTCAGCCTCACGGAGGTCATCAAGGAGGAGGTACCACTGGAGGTGGAGACTGAGGCCGCAGCCTTCTGCACCCCAAGCTACTTCACACTCAACATACAG ACGGCATACACTATCCCCATCATGGCCTTCGCCTTTGTCTGCCACCCCGAGGTGCTGCCCATCTATACAGAACTCAAAGA CCCCTCCAAGAGGAAGATGCAGCACATCTCCAACCTGTCCATCGCCGTCATGTATGTCATGTACTTCCTGGCTGCCCTCTTCGGCTACCTCACCTTCTACG ACGGGGTGGAGTCAGAGCTGCTGCACACCTACAACAAGGTGGACCCATTTGATGTGCTGatcctgtgtgtgcgtgtggctGTGCTGACGGCAGTCACGCTCACAGTGCCAATTGTTCTGTTTCCG GTGCGCCGCGCCATCCAGCAGATGCTCTTTCAGAGCCAGGAGTTCAGTTGGCTGCGGCACACGCTCATTGCCACTAGCCTACTCATTTGTATCAACCTGCTGGTCATCTTTGCCCCCACCATCCTGGGCATCTTCGGGATCATTG GTGCCACATCTGCCCCATGCCTCATCTTCATCTTCCCTGCCATCTTCTACTTCCGCATCGTGCCCACTGAGAAGGAACCGGCAAGGTCTACCCCCAAAATCCTGGTGCGAAGGGCCTGGAG GCCCTTTGTTTCGCTGTGCTTGGCCTCTTGCTGA
- the SLC38A3 gene encoding sodium-coupled neutral amino acid transporter 3 isoform X8 has protein sequence MRSRLALSQHPCPSPSTLYVGRLPQHGLPRGDMSTPGIRTGKPQAAEVECANLTAAPPGWPHRRDTLSQRRRGVISDCIGVRASAPRGGARAMEAPVQTEMVELVPNGKHSEGLLPVVTPTAGNQRVESPRRSCVEGEGFLQKSPSKEPHFTDFEGKTSFGMSVFNLSNAIMGSGILGLAYAMANTGIILFLFLLTAIALLSSYSIHLLLKSSGIVGIRAYEQLGYRAFGMPGKLAAALAITLQNIGAMSSYLYIIKSELPLVIRAFLNLQDHTSDWYVNGNYLVILVSVIVILPLALMRQLGYLGYSSGFSLSCMVFFLIAVIYKKFHVPCPLPPNSNTTGNVSLTEVIKEEVPLEVETEAAAFCTPSYFTLNIQTAYTIPIMAFAFVCHPEVLPIYTELKDPSKRKMQHISNLSIAVMYVMYFLAALFGYLTFYDGVESELLHTYNKVDPFDVLILCVRVAVLTAVTLTVPIVLFPVRRAIQQMLFQSQEFSWLRHTLIATSLLICINLLVIFAPTILGIFGIIGATSAPCLIFIFPAIFYFRIVPTEKEPARSTPKILVRRAWRPFVSLCLASC, from the exons ATGAGAAGCAG actggccctgagccaacatccgtgtccatctccctctactttatacgtgggacgcctaccacagcatggcttgccaaggggtgacatgtctacacccgggatccgaaccggcaaaccccaggccgctgaagtggaatgtgcaaacttaaccgctgcaccaccaggctggccccacaggaGGGACACTTTGTCTCAGCGAAGGAGGGGAGTG ATTTCTGACTGTATTGGTGTGAGAGCCAGTGCTCCTCGTGGTGGTGCCCGAGCCATGGAGGCACCTGTGCAGACAGAGATGGTGGAGCTGGTGCCCAACGGCAAACACTCGGAGGGGCTACTCCCAGTTGTCACCCCTACGGCAGGCAACCAGAG GGTTGAAAGCCCCAGACGGAGCTGTGTTGAGGGTGAGGGCTTCCTACAGAAAAGCCCCAGCAAGGAGCCGCACTTCACTGAC TTCGAGGGGAAGACATCATTCGGGATGTCAGTGTTCAACCTCAGCAATGCCATCATGGGCAGTGGCATCCTCGGGCTCGCCTACGCCATGGCCAATACGGGCATCATCCTTTTCCT GTTCCTGTTGACAGCCATTGCCCTGCTCTCCAGCTACTCCATCCACCTGCTACTCAAGTCCTCAGGGATTGTGG GCATCCGTGCCTATGAGCAGCTGGGCTACCGTGCCTTTGGGATGCCAGGAAAGCTGGCAGCGGCCCTGGCCATCACACTGCAGAACAttggag ccatGTCCAGCTACCTGTACATCATCAAGTCGGAGCTGCCCCTCGTCATACGGGCCTTCCTGAACCTTCAGGATCACACCTC GGACTGGTACGTGAATGGGAACTACCTGGTGATCCTGGTCTCTGTCATTGTCATTCTGCCCCTGGCACTGATGCGGCAGCTTG GCTACCTGGGTTACTCCAGCGGTTTCTCTCTCAGCTGTATGGTGTTCTTCCTAATTGCA GTCATCTACAAAAAGTTTCATGTGCCCTGTCCGCTGCCCCCCAACTCCAACACCACAGGCAACGTCAGCCTCACGGAGGTCATCAAGGAGGAGGTACCACTGGAGGTGGAGACTGAGGCCGCAGCCTTCTGCACCCCAAGCTACTTCACACTCAACATACAG ACGGCATACACTATCCCCATCATGGCCTTCGCCTTTGTCTGCCACCCCGAGGTGCTGCCCATCTATACAGAACTCAAAGA CCCCTCCAAGAGGAAGATGCAGCACATCTCCAACCTGTCCATCGCCGTCATGTATGTCATGTACTTCCTGGCTGCCCTCTTCGGCTACCTCACCTTCTACG ACGGGGTGGAGTCAGAGCTGCTGCACACCTACAACAAGGTGGACCCATTTGATGTGCTGatcctgtgtgtgcgtgtggctGTGCTGACGGCAGTCACGCTCACAGTGCCAATTGTTCTGTTTCCG GTGCGCCGCGCCATCCAGCAGATGCTCTTTCAGAGCCAGGAGTTCAGTTGGCTGCGGCACACGCTCATTGCCACTAGCCTACTCATTTGTATCAACCTGCTGGTCATCTTTGCCCCCACCATCCTGGGCATCTTCGGGATCATTG GTGCCACATCTGCCCCATGCCTCATCTTCATCTTCCCTGCCATCTTCTACTTCCGCATCGTGCCCACTGAGAAGGAACCGGCAAGGTCTACCCCCAAAATCCTGGTGCGAAGGGCCTGGAG GCCCTTTGTTTCGCTGTGCTTGGCCTCTTGCTGA
- the SLC38A3 gene encoding sodium-coupled neutral amino acid transporter 3 isoform X5 produces MSESPPWKSPFPQISDCIGVRASAPRGGARAMEAPVQTEMVELVPNGKHSEGLLPVVTPTAGNQRVESPRRSCVEGEGFLQKSPSKEPHFTDFEGKTSFGMSVFNLSNAIMGSGILGLAYAMANTGIILFLFLLTAIALLSSYSIHLLLKSSGIVGIRAYEQLGYRAFGMPGKLAAALAITLQNIGAMSSYLYIIKSELPLVIRAFLNLQDHTSDWYVNGNYLVILVSVIVILPLALMRQLGYLGYSSGFSLSCMVFFLIAVIYKKFHVPCPLPPNSNTTGNVSLTEVIKEEVPLEVETEAAAFCTPSYFTLNIQTAYTIPIMAFAFVCHPEVLPIYTELKDPSKRKMQHISNLSIAVMYVMYFLAALFGYLTFYDGVESELLHTYNKVDPFDVLILCVRVAVLTAVTLTVPIVLFPVRRAIQQMLFQSQEFSWLRHTLIATSLLICINLLVIFAPTILGIFGIIGATSAPCLIFIFPAIFYFRIVPTEKEPARSTPKILVRRAWRPFVSLCLASC; encoded by the exons ATTTCTGACTGTATTGGTGTGAGAGCCAGTGCTCCTCGTGGTGGTGCCCGAGCCATGGAGGCACCTGTGCAGACAGAGATGGTGGAGCTGGTGCCCAACGGCAAACACTCGGAGGGGCTACTCCCAGTTGTCACCCCTACGGCAGGCAACCAGAG GGTTGAAAGCCCCAGACGGAGCTGTGTTGAGGGTGAGGGCTTCCTACAGAAAAGCCCCAGCAAGGAGCCGCACTTCACTGAC TTCGAGGGGAAGACATCATTCGGGATGTCAGTGTTCAACCTCAGCAATGCCATCATGGGCAGTGGCATCCTCGGGCTCGCCTACGCCATGGCCAATACGGGCATCATCCTTTTCCT GTTCCTGTTGACAGCCATTGCCCTGCTCTCCAGCTACTCCATCCACCTGCTACTCAAGTCCTCAGGGATTGTGG GCATCCGTGCCTATGAGCAGCTGGGCTACCGTGCCTTTGGGATGCCAGGAAAGCTGGCAGCGGCCCTGGCCATCACACTGCAGAACAttggag ccatGTCCAGCTACCTGTACATCATCAAGTCGGAGCTGCCCCTCGTCATACGGGCCTTCCTGAACCTTCAGGATCACACCTC GGACTGGTACGTGAATGGGAACTACCTGGTGATCCTGGTCTCTGTCATTGTCATTCTGCCCCTGGCACTGATGCGGCAGCTTG GCTACCTGGGTTACTCCAGCGGTTTCTCTCTCAGCTGTATGGTGTTCTTCCTAATTGCA GTCATCTACAAAAAGTTTCATGTGCCCTGTCCGCTGCCCCCCAACTCCAACACCACAGGCAACGTCAGCCTCACGGAGGTCATCAAGGAGGAGGTACCACTGGAGGTGGAGACTGAGGCCGCAGCCTTCTGCACCCCAAGCTACTTCACACTCAACATACAG ACGGCATACACTATCCCCATCATGGCCTTCGCCTTTGTCTGCCACCCCGAGGTGCTGCCCATCTATACAGAACTCAAAGA CCCCTCCAAGAGGAAGATGCAGCACATCTCCAACCTGTCCATCGCCGTCATGTATGTCATGTACTTCCTGGCTGCCCTCTTCGGCTACCTCACCTTCTACG ACGGGGTGGAGTCAGAGCTGCTGCACACCTACAACAAGGTGGACCCATTTGATGTGCTGatcctgtgtgtgcgtgtggctGTGCTGACGGCAGTCACGCTCACAGTGCCAATTGTTCTGTTTCCG GTGCGCCGCGCCATCCAGCAGATGCTCTTTCAGAGCCAGGAGTTCAGTTGGCTGCGGCACACGCTCATTGCCACTAGCCTACTCATTTGTATCAACCTGCTGGTCATCTTTGCCCCCACCATCCTGGGCATCTTCGGGATCATTG GTGCCACATCTGCCCCATGCCTCATCTTCATCTTCCCTGCCATCTTCTACTTCCGCATCGTGCCCACTGAGAAGGAACCGGCAAGGTCTACCCCCAAAATCCTGGTGCGAAGGGCCTGGAG GCCCTTTGTTTCGCTGTGCTTGGCCTCTTGCTGA